The Manihot esculenta cultivar AM560-2 chromosome 11, M.esculenta_v8, whole genome shotgun sequence genome includes a region encoding these proteins:
- the LOC110625899 gene encoding uncharacterized protein LOC110625899 has translation MFGFSGARLALNMSVSLLPLNEQLGMFRFQSLFVIRSLSSSIASNLNKHSFVVSYLVNSCGLTLKSAQSATNNKNISFQSPERLDSVLRFLKEHGFTNSQISKIVGNRPQVLLAHPEKTLLPKFEFLRCIGASRSDISLIFCRNPFLLVRSTERFLIPRYEIIKSFLVSNEKVVLVLKRMGRTFPVNCFSNNLSYLRGVGVPQSLISHLVTDCPSVMCQEVGKFAEGVKKVTNLGFDPSKTAFVDAVRVFYKLSNKTWEHKMKMYRRWGFSEDEIWLIFRKHPICMTISEEKFMRTMDFLVCKMGWQPADVARVPVVYCLSLERRIMPRCSVVRVLLLKGLIKADIRLSSVLIPSEKHFLEMFVIKYQEQVPQLLELFKGKVDLTEPGFGFDDKSGILG, from the coding sequence ATGTTTGGTTTTTCCGGTGCAAGATTAGCTTTGAATATGAGTGTTTCTCTGTTGCCCTTAAATGAACAATTGGGTATGTTTCGTTTTCAGTCATTATTCGTAATCAGATCCCTTTCGTCTTCTATAGCATCTAATTTGAATAAGCACTCATTTGTGGTCTCATATCTCGTTAATTCATGTGGATTGACCCTAAAATCTGCTCAGTCTGCCACTAATAATAAGAATATAAGTTTTCAATCTCCTGAAAGACTAGACTCAGTGCTTAGATTTCTCAAGGAACATGGATTCACCAATTCCCAAATCTCCAAAATTGTTGGGAATCGGCCCCAGGTGCTTTTAGCACACCCAGAAAAGACGCTCTTGCCCAAGTTCGAGTTTCTGCGTTGTATAGGGGCTTCAAGGTCAGACATTTCCTTAATTTTTTGTAGGAATCCATTTTTGTTGGTTCGGAGTACAGAGCGATTTCTGATCCCACGGTATGAGATCATTAAAAGTTTTCTTGTTTCTAATGAGAAAGTAGTTTTGGTCCTGAAACGCATGGGAAGAACTTTTCCGGTGAACTGCTTTTCTAACAATTTATCATACTTAAGAGGCGTTGGAGTCCCTCAATCTTTAATATCTCATTTGGTCACCGATTGTCCGTCAGTCATGTGCCAAGAAGTGGGCAAGTTTGCTGAAGGGGTTAAGAAGGTTACAAATCTTGGATTTGACCCTTCAAAAACTGCATTTGTTGACGCAGTTCGTGTTTTCTATAAGCTGTCAAATAAAACATGGGAACATAAGATGAAGATGTATAGGAGGTGGGGTTTCTCTGAAGATGAGATTTGGTTGATTTTCAGAAAGCATCCCATATGTATGACAATTTCTGAGGAGAAGTTCATGCGTACAATGGATTTTCTTGTGTGCAAGATGGGTTGGCAGCCTGCTGATGTCGCTAGAGTTCCAGTTGTGTATTGTTTGAGTTTGGAGAGGAGGATCATGCCTAGATGTTCGGTTGTAAGAGTTTTGCTTTTAAAGGGTTTGATTAAGGCAGACATCCGTTTATCATCAGTTTTGATTCCTTCTGAAAAGCACTTCTTGGAAATGTTTGTGATCAAGTATCAAGAACAGGTGCCTCAATTGTTGGAACTCTTTAAGGGAAAAGTGGATCTTACTGAACCAGGTTTTGGTTTTGATGATAAATCCGGAATTCTGGGTTAG